The proteins below come from a single Fusarium verticillioides 7600 chromosome 3, whole genome shotgun sequence genomic window:
- a CDS encoding ubiquitin-conjugating enzyme E2 J1, with amino-acid sequence MATPKFSSKSPTIRRILREAAEISNSPSADYTAEPLESDLFEWHFTLKGPPNSVYSNGIYHGRIVLPPTYPLRPPSFRFMTPSGRFEANREICLSISGHHEETWQPAWGVRTALVALRSFMETDARGQLGGLETTDAVRQRLANESPAFKCGTCGKTNGEIIKECEERAKEASSSAQEVEIPKELNMGWRDEMGAKKEGESKLEQTSDDAETAQLAEGFVQTAPDAVTAANDSLAPQPSTENRNPTPTRTTPLPVPAAQGLVPQAAAQAQAQQARRATDDGVPLWLDRTIVVLVVLLVALVLKIIFAV; translated from the exons atggcGACTCCAAAGTTCAGCTCGAAATCGCCTACGATTAGACGAATAC TTCGTGAAGCAGCCGAAATCTCCAACTCACCTTCTGCCGATTACACAGCCGAGCCCCTCGAATCCGACCTGTTCGAGTGGCACTTCACACTCAAGGGGCCACCCAACTCAGTCTACAGCAACGGCATCTATCATGGTCGCATAGTTCTTCCACCCACATACCCACTCCGGCCGCCTTCTTTCCGCTTCATGACACCAAGTGGTCGATTCGAAGCCAATCGTGAGATCTGCTTGAGTATCAGTGGCCATCATGAGGAGACGTGGCAACCTGCATGGGGAGTACGGACAGCTCTTGTAGC ACTCCGAAGTTTTATGGAGACGGATGCTCGTGGCCAGCTTGGAGGTCTTGAAACCACTGACGCAGTGCGCCAACGTCTTGCCAACGAGTCACCTGCATTCAAATGCGGAACGTGCGGCAAGACAAAcggcgagatcatcaaggaaTGCGAAGAGAGAGCAAaggaagcatcatcaagtGCACAGGAAGTCGAGATCCCGAAAGAGTTGAACATGGGAtggcgagatgagatgggagccaagaaggagggcgAGAGCAAACTCGAACAGACAAGCGACGACGCCGAGACCGCTCAGCTTGCAGAGGGATTTGTTCAGACCGCACCAGATGCCGTCACGGCTGCCAACGATTCTTTGGCCCCTCAACCATCAACAGAGAACCGAAACCCCACCCCGACCCGAACTACACCCCTCCCCGTTCCGGCGGCTCAAGGACTTGTACCACAGGCTGCAGCACAGGCACAAGCGCAGCAAGCTCGAAGGGCAACAGACGACGGTGTTCCTCTGTGGCTTGATCGAACTATCGTTGTTTTGGTGGTGCTTTTGGTGGCCCTCgttctcaagatcatctttgCTGTGTGA
- a CDS encoding dynamin GTPase, with protein MSGRVLAAGLRPLPRRAAVLPVRHLHRQSTGGLLQADAAIRATRKRMWQGGNAFHNAVTTRNASFARFLPKLMVKFLRVPAMFGGVAIGAFAWVQYQAAQAGTFAVNLFNTTTDTISSTASSLFGGAKDIADQVNRGWESTKEKAELPDWAKQLFKIQEDIGTGGSGGSGGGGEPKQSKFGAAAAVGASAAAYGYDKSDDEDPRNGEQAAKDDQMMVLTKKMIEIRSILQRVGQSSTLTLPSIVVIGSQSSGKSSVLEAIVGHEFLPKGSNMVTRRPIELTLVNTPSSREEYGEFPDLGLRRISDFGSIQRTLTELNLAVPDSQCVSDDPIHLTIYSPNVPDLSLIDLPGYIQVVGQNQPLELKQKISELCDKYIQPPNVILAISAADVDLANSTALRASRRVDPRGERTIGVITKMDLVDPVRGASILNDQQYPLRLGYVGVVPKAPQNQGLFKMGNTNLLSQIVKHENAFFSSHPMEFGPEAGVNVGTPTLRKKLMHVLEQTMSSSLQSTSDAIRQELEEATYEFKVQYNDRPLSAESYLAESLDAFKHSFKQFAEEFGRPQMHELLKHELDQKVLDLLAARYWNKPIDDLSPINPDLDNLADLPKAPADSLYWHRQLDASTSALTKLGVGRLATTAVASSIQAHIDSLISNSSFASHPFARQAIMEAASTILNERFYSTSDQVENCIKPYKFEIELEDREWTKGRDHVGGVLKKELQDCEKAMKNLEDSVGGRRKIKEVMAFVDKARKGEVAVEGDNRSGAGGFSAALLSKGREAVFLRDRADIIKMRLLAVKSKQCADAKNKYYCPEVFLDAAATKLASTAVLFLNVELLSEFYYNFPRELDLRLGRHLSEDQIEKFAKEDPKIRRHLEVIRRKELLELVLEKMESLRQLEGRDREKGNSGSRRDRKQSRWGLF; from the exons ATGAGCGGACGAGTCCTCGCTGCAGGGCTACGGCCTCTCCCGCGCCGCGCTGCGGTTCTTCCCGTTAGACACCTGCATCGCCAATCTACTGGCggacttcttcaagccgaTGCTGCGATACGAGCCACCCGAAAGCGAATGTGGCAGGGTGGAAATGCATTTCACAATGCAGTCACTACGAGGAATGCCTCCTTCGCGAGGTTTTTGCCCAAGCTGATGGTCAAGTTTCTAAGGGTGCCGGCAATGTTTGGCGGTGTGGCCATCGGTGCTTTTGCTTGGGTACAATATCAAGCTGCCC AGGCCGGTACATTCGCCGTGAATTTATTCAACACAACTACGGATACTATATCGAGTACGGCTTCGAGCTTGTTCGGAGGTGCCAAGGATATCGCCGATCAGGTCAACCGAGGATGGGAAAGCACGAAAGAAAAAGCAGAATTACCCGACTGGGCCAAACAACTCTTTAAAATTCAAGAAGATATCGGTACTGGCGGTTCGGGAGGTTcgggcggtggtggtgagcCAAAGCAGAGCAAGTTCGGTGCCgcagctgctgttggtgccTCAGCCGCCGCCTACGGATACGACAAGtcggatgacgaggatcCTCGAAACGGCGAACAGGCGGCCAAGGATGACCAAATGATGGTtctgaccaagaagatgattgagATCCGAAGCATTCTCCAGAGAGTTGGACAGTCAAGCACCCTCACACTGCCCTCCATCGTCGTTATTGGTTCTCAGTCCTCGGGAAAGAGCTCCGTCCTGGAAGCTATCGTTGGCCACGAATTTCTCCCCAAGGGATCCAACATGGTTACCAGGAGGCCGATCGAACTGACACTTGTCAACACACCCTCATCCCGGGAGGAGTATGGTGAATTCCCTGATCTCGGATTGAGGCGTATTTCCGACTTCGGATCTATTCAGCGAACATTGACTGAACTTAACCTTGCCGTTCCTGATAGCCAGTGTGTCTCCGACGACCCGATTCATCTTACAATTTATTCCCCCAATGTTCCTGACCTATCACTTATCGATCTTCCTGGCTACATCCAAGTTGTGGGACAAAACCAGCCTCTGGaactgaagcagaagattTCCGAACTCTGCGACAAGTACATCCAGCCTCCCAatgtcatcctcgccatTTCAGCTGCCGATGTCGATCTTGCGAATTCCACTGCTCTTAGAGCATCTCGGCGAGTTGATCCCCGAGGCGAGCGAACTATTGGTGTTATCACCAAGATGGACTTGGTTGACCCTGTCCGTGGAGCAAGCATTTTGAATGACCAGCAATATCCTCTGAGACTGGGttatgttggtgttgttccCAAGGCTCCTCAGAACCAGGGCCTTTTTAAGATGGGAAACACTAACCTACTCTCACAAATCGTCAAGCACGAGAatgctttcttctcttctcacccCATGGAGTTTGGTCCTGAGGCCGGTGTCAATGTTGGAACCCCCACGTTGCGTAAGAAGCTCATGCACGTTTTGGAACAGACCATGTCGAGCAGCCTGCAAAGCACCAGTGATGCTATTCGACAAGAACTTGAGGAGGCCACTTACGAGTTCAAGGTCCAATACAACGACCGACCTCTTTCAGCCGAGTCTTACCTTGCGGAGAGTCTTGACGCTTTCAAGCACTCTTTCAAGCAATTTGCAGAGGAGTTCGGCCGCCCTCAGATGCATGAGCTTCTAAAGCACGAGCTCGACCAGAAGGTTCTCGATTTATTAGCTGCCAGATATTGGAACAAGCCCATCGATGACCTTTCACCCATCAACCCCGaccttgacaaccttgccGATCTTCCCAAGGCTCCTGCTGACTCCCTTTACTGGCACCGACAACTGGATGCTTCCACATCCGCGCTTacgaagcttggtgttggacGTTTGGCCACTACAGCAGTTGCGTCTTCTATCCAGGCTCACATCGACTccctcatcagcaactcTAGCTTCGCTAGCCACCCCTTCGCCCGACAAGCCATCATGGAGGCTGCCTCTACTATTTTGAACGAGAGATTCTACAGCACCAGCGACCAAGTGGAAAACTGTATCAAGCCCTacaagtttgagattgaacttgaggatcGGGAGTGGACAAAGGGTCGTGATCACGTTGGAGGTGTACTCAAGAAGGAACTCCAGGATTGCgagaaggcgatgaagaatTTGGAAGATAGCGTTGGCGGACGCCGAAAGATCAAGGAAGTCATGGCCTTTGTCGACAAGGCCCGCAAGGGTGAGGTCGCCGTTGAGGGCGACAACCGTAGTGGCGCTGGTGGCTTCAGCGCTGCTCTCCTGAGCAAGG GACGTGAGGCTGTTTTCTTGCGCGACAGAGctgacatcatcaagatgcgcCTGCTGGCTGTTAAGTCAAAGCAGTGTGCTgacgccaagaacaagtaCTACTGCCCCGAGGTATTcctcgatgctgctgctaccaAGCTGGCATCCACTGCCGTACTTTTCCTCAATGTCGAGCTCCTTTCTGAGTTCTACTACAACTTCCCCCGAGAGCTTGACCTTCGTCTAGGACGTCACTTGTCCGAGGATCAGATTGAGAAGTTCGCCAAGGAGGATCCCAAGATTCGCAGACACTTGGAGGTTATTCGCCGCAAGGAGCTGCTTGAGTTggtccttgagaagatggaaagtCTACGGCAGCTTGAAGGCCGCGATCGCGAGAAAGGAAACTCCGGCTCGCGACGCGACCGCAAGCAGAGCCGATGGGGTCTGTTCTAA
- a CDS encoding cyanate hydratase, with product MANEGRIATLDSTIADRLPAFSKTLFDGKAAKDLSFEAIAKHLGRSEVAVAALFYGQATASPEDVEKLSEILDLPKETLAAQLTGFPNRGQAGPMPPTEPLIYRLYEIVQNYGYAYKAILNEKFGDGIMSAICFSTTVDKEVDEAGSPWVVITLKGKWLPFSRF from the exons ATGGCCAACGAAGGACGCATCGCCACTCTCGAT TCAACCATAGCCGATAGGCTTCCGgccttctccaagaccctcTTTGACGGAAAGGCCGCCAAGGACCTGAGCTTTGAGGCAATTGCAAAGCACCTAGGCCGTAGCGAAGTTGCAGTGGCAGCATTGTTCTACGGACAGGCCACCGCATCAcctgaggatgttgagaagctgtcagagatccttgaccttccAAAGGAGACGTTGGCTGCTCAACTAACGGGCTTCCCCAACCGTGGCCAGGCTGGTCCCATGCCTCCCACTGAGCCTCTCATCTACCGACTGTATGAGATTGTCCAGAACTATGGATATGCTTATAAGGCTATCCTAAATGAGAagtttggagatggaattATGAGTGCTATTTGCTTCTCGACTACCGTGGATAAGGAGGTGGATGAGGCAGGCTCACCATGGGTTGTTATCACATTGAAGGGCAAATG GCTCCCC
- a CDS encoding ATPase, with translation MDEDAPLSPEPGQDNGHRRHRASNANGNGRAGLYRMSSNQSRSSIFEDVEMAHEELFSGPVAESLPTSVSAFSHRRPRADSTASFAYYDDDNEGFPDDDDAESVAVQSIAGDYIRRSVSDIGDLEFGVDGAEEYDESPERDYRISEDNYALRRHSSAYSRHSVNAHLLRRDSTATAGSFRRHGRVSQKVYLENEDLTIVIAGFKTSKIGSAIYISLCILTCGLAYLLFRWLPRWYVGLLGQATSLAECEWVVIENQWGELVTMDVRSQIYGRPLSTVFGLPEKFYSDALDEDVDPIIDDLRTLDYRYIRLCFHPLKDKFMLFNGWKDPNWTDVRLTRAGLDTDERGVREVVFGSNLIDIEQKTTGQLLVDEVLHPFYVFQIASLVLWSMDSYYYYAIAIFLMSVGSIAATLIETRATMKRLREISRFECDVRVLRNGFWRFISSSELVPGDVYELSDPSLTQFPSDSLLLTGDCIVNESMLTGESVPVSKLPATDETLRTMDLGASSVTPETARHFLFCGTKIIRARRPQEDQGDDAVALALVVRTGFNTTKGALVRSMLFPKPSGFKFYRDSFRYISVMAIVAAIGFLASLVNFIRLGLAWHLIIVRALDLITIVVPPALPATLTIGTNFALSRLKKKQIFCISPQRVNVGGKIDIMCFDKTGTLTEEGLDVLGVRVVDRDSKKFSEIVTEPQMLLAEATRQNAQDTYRAALHTMATCHSLRSVDDELVGDPLDLKMFEFTRWTYEEGKQSASEEEEEQGGLAPSIARPPNGNIELGVQKSFEFVSNLRRASVIVRQFGQKSGDIFVKGAPEAMKEICRPESFPDDYDELLSWYTHKGYRVIGVASRHLKKLSWVKAQKMSRTEVESDLDFVGFIVFENKLKPTTAAVLEELLASNIGAVMVTGDNILTAISVARECGLMDRKAHCFVPRFIEGDFRNAEAKIQWESIDNNLYHLNEKTLLPLPPPPEADASLPFEITSLRNYTLAVSGDVFRWMVDFASPQALQRMLINGKVFARMSPDEKHELVEKLQSIDYTCGFCGDGANDCGALKAADVGISLSEAEASVAAPFTSRVFDIRCVLEVIKEGRAALVTSFSCFKYMSLYSAIQFTSVTFLYARASNLGDFQFLFIDLALILPIAIFMGWAGPAPRLCRKRPTADLVSRKVLTPLLGFMLICIFFQAVTYVTVKEQPWYIPPVVHKDEPSIENSQNTALFLFSCFEYILSGVILNAGRPFRQRTTQNWPFAITISIALLITVYMILTPAQWVIDLMQLTDMSWDYELFLIGLGAAYFIVAWAFEHFLALRLARLIGSVKQSVTGKAKKRKEYKVIAEGSRI, from the exons ATGGATGAAGACGCTCCTCTTAGCCCGGAACCGGGCCAAGATAATGGCCATCGCCGCCATCGCgcatccaatgccaatggcaACGGTCGCGCTGGACTCTATCGAATGAGCTCTAATCAGAGCAGGTCGAGCatctttgaagatgttgagatggcgCATGAGGAG CTTTTCTCTGGTCCTGTCGCCGAAAGTCTTCCCACCAGTGTATCGGCGTTTTCCCATCGACGACCTCGCGCCGATTCGACCGCCAGCTTCGCCTATTACGATGACGATAACGAAGGATTTcccgatgatgacgacgcAGAGAGTGTAGCTGTGCAGAGCATTGCTGGCGACTACATCCGGCGCAGCGTTTCAGATATCGGAGACTTGGaatttggtgttgatggcgcCGAGGAATACGACGAATCCCCAGAACGAGACTATCGCATTTCCGAAGACAACTATGCCCTGCGCAGACATTCATCCGCATACTCTCGCCATTCGGTAAACGCTCATCTCTTGCGACGAGATAGTACAGCTACTGCTGGAAGCTTTCGTCGCCATGGACGTGTCAGTCAAAAAGTTTATCTAGAGAACGAAGATCTCACTATCGTCATCGCCGGTTTCAAGACAAGCAAGATCGGCTCTGCGATCTATATCTCCTTGTGTATCCTTACCTGCGGTCTCGCTTATCTCCTCTTTCGATGGCTGCCCCGGTGGTACGTTGGTCTGCTTGGACAAGCAACCTCGCTTGCAGAGTGCGAATGGGTCGTGATAGAGAACCAGTGGGGTGAACTTGTCACTATGGATGTTCGATCTCAAATTTATGGTCGACCTTTGTCAACAGTCTTCGGCCTGCCAGAGAAATTCTACTCTGACGCAttggatgaagatgttgaccCTATTATTGACGACCTCCGAACACTGGATTACCGCTACATTCGACTGTGCTTCCACCCTCTTAAAGACAAGTTTATGCTCTTTAACGGCTGGAAAGACCCTAACTGGACCGATGTGCGACTGACTCGTGCTGGTCTGGATACTGATGAGAGGGGAGTCCGTGAAgttgtctttggcagcaacctcatcgaTATCGAGCAGAAGACAACTGGCCAGCTTCTAGTGGACGAAGTTTTGCACCCTTTTTATGTCTTTCAGATCGCCAGTCTTGTCCTATGGTCCATGGACAGCTACTACTATTATGCGATTGCTATCTTCCTCATGTCGGTTGGTAGTATTGCTGCTACCCTCATCGAGACTCGAGCTACCATGAAGCGCCTCCGTGAGATTTCGAGATTCGAATGTGATGTGCGAGTTCTGCGAAACGGTTTCTGGCGATTCATCAGTTCAAGTGAACTGGTACCTGGAGATGTCTACGAACTGAGCGATCCCAGTTTGACACAGTTTCCCAGTGACAGTCTTTTGCTTACTGGTGACTGTATCGTCAACGAAAGCATGTTGACTGGTGAATCTGTCCCCGTTTCAAAGTTGCCAGCCACCGACGAAACTTTGCGTACAATGGATCTGGGAGCGTCGTCAGTTACCCCTGAGACCGCCAGACACTTCCTATTTTGTGGTACCAAAATCATCCGCGCCAGAAGGCCTCAGGAAGACCAAGGGGACGACGCCGTTGCGCTCGCTCTCGTTGTCCGGACTGGTTTCAACACTACAAAAGGTGCCCTGGTACGGTCGATGCTGTTCCCTAAGCCCTCAGGTTTCAAGTTCTACCGCGATTCATTCCGGTACATCAGCGTCATGGCTATCGTTGCTGCAATCGgattcttggcctcattggTCAACTTCATCAGACTTGGTCTTGCATGGCACCTTATTATCGTGCGAGCGctcgatctcatcacaaTTGTCGTGCCTCCTGCCCTGCCTGCAACTTTGACAATTGGTACCAACTTTGCTCTTAGTcgactgaagaagaagcaaatcTTCTGTATCAGTCCTCAGCGAGTGAATGTTGGCGGAAAGATCGATATCATGTGctttgacaagacaggaACTTTGACGGAAGAGGGACTGGATGTTTTGGGAGTTCGAGTCGTTGATCGCGACTCGAAGAAGTTCAGTGAAATTGTGACTGAGCCTCAGATGCTCTTGGCTGAAGCCACACGACAGAACGCCCAGGATACTTACCGCGCCGCATTGCACACTATGGCCACCTGTCACTCTCTGCGgtccgttgatgatgaacttgtcgGCGATCCACTGGATCTTAAGATGTTTGAGTTCACACGCTGGACTTACGAAGAGGGAAAGCAGAGTGCttccgaagaagaagaggagcaaggTGGACTGGCGCCCTCTATTGCACGACCCCCTAAC GGCAACATCGAGCTTGGGGTACAGAAGTCTTTTGAATTTGTTTCCAATCTGCGACGCGCCAGTGTCATTGTTCGACAATTCGGCCAGAAGAGTGGCGACATCTTTGTCAAGGGAGCCCCTGAGGCAATGAAGGAGATCTGCCGCCCTGAAAGCT TTCCTGACGATtatgatgagcttctgtCGTGGTATACTCACAAAGGTTACCGTGTTATCGGTGTCGCCAGCCggcatctcaagaagcttaGCTGGGTCAAGGCTCAGAAGATGAGTCGAACTGAAGTTGAGAGTGATCTCGACTTTGTTGGTTTCATTGTGTTTGAGAACAAGCTTAAGCCCACAACAGCCGCAGTTCTGGAGGAGCTTCTGGCGTCCAACATTGGCGCAGTCATGGTAACCGGtgacaacatcttgacgGCCATTAGCGTGGCCCGAGAGTGCGGACTCATGGATCGAAAGGCTCATTGCTTCGTGCCGCGCTTCATCGAGG GTGATTTCCGTAATGCGGAAGCCAAGATTCAATGGGAAAGTATCGACAACAATCTGTACCACTTGAATGAAAAGACCTTGCTT CCCCTACCGCCTCCTCCAGAGGCGGATGCTTCACTACCTTTTGAGATCACCAGCCTTCGTAACTATACTTTGGCTGTCAGTGGTGATGTGTTCCGATGGATGGTTGACTTTGCGTCGCCACAAGCACTTCAACGG ATGCTCATCAATGGTAAAGTGTTTGCCAGAATGTCCCCTGATGAGAAGCATGAGttggtcgagaagctgcagaGCATTGATTACACATGTGGCTTCTGTGGTGACGGAGCAAACGACTGCGGTGCTTTGAAGGCCGCAGATGTTGGCATCTCTTTATCTGAGGCAGAGGCTTCCGTGGCCGCTCCGTTCACTTCTCGTGTGTTTGACATCCGTTGTGTATTGGAAGTTATCAA GGAGGGTCGAGCCGCTCTGGTCACAAGCTTCAGTTGCTTCAAGTACATGAGTTTGTACTCAGCAATTCAGTTCACATCAGTCACATTCCTTTATGCCAGGGCTTCCAATTTGGGAGATTTCCAGTTCCTCTTTATCGATCTCGCGCTTATTCTTCCGATCGCTATCTTCATGGGATGGGCGGGACCTGCTCCGAGACTTTGCCGCAAGCGACCTACTGCGGATTTGGTCTCACGAAAGGTGCTCACGCCTCTGTTAGGATTCATGCTTAtttgcatcttcttccaagctgtGACGTATGTTACTGTCAAGGAGCAGCCCTGGTATATTCCTCCTGTGGTGCACAAGGATGAGCCTAGCATTGAGAACTCGCAAAACACGGCACTCTTCCTGTTCTCTTGCTTTGAGTATATCCTCTCGGGAGTTATTCTTAATGCTGGACGCCCATTCCGGCAGCGGACCACACAAAACT GGCCATTTGCGATaaccatctccatcgccCTCTTGATAACCGTCTACATGATCCTGACTCCTGCTCAATGGGTCATCGACCTGATGCAGTTGACAGACATGAGCTGGGACTATGAACTGTTCCTGATCGGATTGGGTGCTGCTTACTTTATCGTGGCATGGGCTTTTGAGCACTTCCTTGCGTTGCGACTGGCTCGATTGATAGGCTCAGTCAAGCAGTCAGTGActggcaaggccaagaagcgcaaAGAGTATAAGGTGATTGCAGAGGGATCTCGGATTTAA